One window of Thermocoleostomius sinensis A174 genomic DNA carries:
- a CDS encoding flotillin family protein, with amino-acid sequence MLYWLTFLQSLPTISTELTSIANRAESDSQIDSNPDVNAESVLVAQTVVSPDIATLRSVPPSPVLGQLNGLLIFPGVIAGLIVLLLLSVWAYTRVYTITPNNEAFVRTGGVFVKRKTVILNGGCVVLPGFHELTRVPLREISIDVERTGKLAVRTRDYLRADMRVTFYVCINATEEDVLTAAARLSQGNKITPEDIKNALEKRADDAIRAAAKTKSLAEIDSDKLGFAQEVLNLVQQDLNKVGLTLNNIAISEIQESDTYDTNNFFDAQGVRLRTETIQQSIQQKREVELATQVAIEQKELDARKRSLYIEQEKEAARLEQQLQVEALKAQREREIQEAKERETAATQRTKILQQKSVEEEEIRRQLSIKQSQIDADIELEERNKQLKVAKALQQQESEVAEINRKKIVDASQLEAQVQVAEAEQLARLAQENVAIAIAAKRKESFEAEAQRAKAEASVSTATEIEVAERQRQLAVIAAQRAAEERRIADQNVVEIEVFRRRRQAEIARQTAELEAEAVRTLAEANRDKALAEAEGLQAQVEAKNQLSHARLLAETLITIWPELSEKLPELMQALAPQPGVIGDARVYAFPGANGSNGNGNGNNNSTGDISKILLSTSGLSVVNALLEDGKLGSLLGQVGQLVRQEPVRQELIDQDSSRCNSDGEQSGVS; translated from the coding sequence ATGCTTTACTGGCTAACCTTTCTCCAATCCTTACCCACAATTTCAACTGAATTAACCTCGATCGCAAACCGAGCCGAGTCCGATTCTCAGATTGATTCCAATCCAGACGTGAATGCAGAGTCGGTATTAGTGGCGCAAACGGTAGTATCTCCTGACATCGCGACGTTGCGGAGTGTGCCGCCGTCCCCGGTGCTGGGGCAGTTGAACGGGTTGCTGATTTTTCCTGGTGTGATTGCTGGGTTGATTGTGCTGCTGTTGCTCAGTGTGTGGGCCTACACGCGGGTGTACACAATTACGCCCAACAACGAAGCCTTTGTGCGTACAGGCGGGGTATTTGTCAAACGCAAAACAGTGATTCTTAACGGGGGCTGTGTAGTGCTGCCGGGATTTCACGAATTAACGCGAGTACCGCTGCGAGAAATTTCGATCGACGTAGAACGTACTGGAAAGCTGGCTGTGCGCACTCGCGATTATTTACGAGCCGACATGCGCGTCACGTTTTATGTCTGCATCAACGCTACCGAAGAAGATGTGCTGACAGCAGCAGCGCGGTTGTCTCAGGGCAATAAGATTACCCCAGAAGACATCAAGAATGCGTTGGAAAAACGAGCCGATGACGCCATCCGAGCGGCGGCCAAAACCAAGAGCCTAGCCGAAATTGATTCTGACAAGTTGGGATTTGCCCAAGAAGTGCTGAATTTGGTGCAGCAGGACTTGAACAAAGTGGGGCTGACGCTGAATAATATTGCGATTTCTGAAATTCAGGAAAGCGACACCTACGATACGAACAATTTCTTTGATGCGCAGGGTGTGCGACTGCGGACGGAAACAATTCAGCAATCGATTCAGCAAAAGCGAGAGGTTGAACTGGCGACACAGGTAGCAATCGAACAAAAGGAACTAGATGCCCGCAAGCGATCGCTATACATTGAGCAAGAAAAAGAAGCGGCTCGATTGGAGCAACAGTTACAGGTAGAAGCCTTGAAAGCTCAGCGAGAACGGGAAATTCAGGAAGCGAAGGAACGGGAAACAGCCGCCACCCAGCGCACCAAAATTTTGCAGCAAAAATCTGTGGAAGAAGAGGAAATTCGGCGACAGTTGAGCATTAAGCAAAGTCAAATTGATGCAGATATTGAACTAGAGGAACGCAATAAGCAGCTAAAGGTCGCAAAAGCGTTGCAGCAGCAAGAATCAGAGGTGGCCGAAATCAATCGCAAGAAAATTGTTGATGCCTCGCAACTAGAAGCGCAAGTACAAGTGGCTGAAGCAGAACAACTTGCCCGGTTGGCTCAAGAAAATGTAGCGATCGCCATCGCTGCCAAACGCAAAGAGAGTTTTGAAGCCGAAGCCCAGCGCGCCAAAGCGGAAGCTTCAGTCTCTACAGCAACAGAGATTGAAGTGGCAGAAAGACAGCGGCAACTGGCCGTCATTGCAGCACAACGAGCGGCAGAAGAACGTCGCATTGCCGATCAAAACGTGGTGGAAATTGAAGTGTTTCGGCGGCGGCGGCAGGCAGAAATTGCTAGGCAGACAGCGGAACTAGAGGCCGAAGCTGTTCGCACCCTAGCAGAAGCTAACAGAGATAAAGCATTAGCGGAAGCGGAAGGACTGCAAGCGCAAGTGGAAGCCAAAAATCAGCTAAGCCATGCTCGTCTGCTGGCGGAAACGCTGATCACGATTTGGCCAGAACTATCCGAGAAACTGCCAGAACTGATGCAAGCCCTAGCTCCTCAACCCGGCGTGATTGGCGATGCACGGGTCTATGCTTTTCCGGGCGCGAATGGTAGCAATGGCAATGGCAATGGCAACAACAACAGTACTGGAGACATCAGTAAAATTCTCCTATCCACTAGCGGTTTATCGGTTGTCAATGCCCTACTAGAAGACGGCAAGCTTGGCTCGCTCTTGGGGCAAGTTGGGCAGTTGGTGCGGCAGGAACCCGTGCGGCAAGAACTCATTGATCAAGATTCGTCCCGCTGCAACAGCGATGGGGAGCAATCCGGGGTAAGCTGA
- a CDS encoding LysR family transcriptional regulator, producing MNLSQLRAVVAVADRQNFSEAALALGVNQSTVSHAIAALEEELGVPLFVRGRRGAIPTPAGEQIAEYARQALQLLDLIEREANLHKSSRGGKIRVAAFRSVATHVLPTVMAQFRQRFPGVTVTIVDCPDEVRAEQLLRDGRADLGFTYLPTEADFEAWEILRDEYVVLLPPSMALKSDRLTWAELAALPLILPPAEQTCDVGLHQHLTAHAGRLNIVYKINQDSTIVGMVMQGLGVGILPRLAAEPLPEGIQVQSLPVPYERVIGVILLSTALHVPAVFAFLDMLKQVYQLPTTSFPHSANSTTLRSV from the coding sequence ATGAATTTATCTCAGCTTCGGGCCGTTGTGGCGGTTGCCGATCGACAAAACTTTAGTGAAGCTGCCTTAGCTTTGGGCGTGAATCAATCCACTGTCAGCCACGCGATCGCCGCGTTGGAAGAAGAATTGGGTGTACCGTTGTTTGTGCGGGGACGACGAGGAGCCATCCCTACCCCAGCCGGAGAGCAAATTGCTGAGTATGCGCGTCAAGCCCTTCAGCTTTTGGACTTGATTGAGCGGGAAGCTAATCTACACAAAAGTTCGCGGGGTGGAAAAATTCGAGTTGCTGCCTTTCGTAGTGTGGCTACCCATGTGCTGCCGACGGTGATGGCTCAGTTTCGCCAACGGTTTCCTGGTGTCACCGTAACGATCGTGGATTGTCCAGATGAAGTGCGGGCTGAACAACTGCTGCGCGATGGGCGGGCAGATTTGGGTTTCACCTATTTACCCACAGAGGCAGACTTTGAAGCGTGGGAAATTCTCCGAGATGAATATGTCGTGCTATTGCCCCCATCGATGGCGCTTAAGTCCGATCGGCTCACTTGGGCAGAACTAGCTGCCCTGCCGCTGATCTTGCCGCCAGCGGAACAAACTTGCGACGTAGGATTACACCAACACCTGACTGCTCATGCCGGTCGCCTCAATATTGTTTACAAAATTAACCAGGACTCCACGATCGTCGGGATGGTGATGCAGGGCTTGGGCGTGGGAATTTTACCGCGTTTGGCTGCGGAACCCTTACCCGAAGGCATTCAAGTGCAGAGCTTACCTGTGCCCTATGAGCGGGTAATTGGAGTAATCTTGTTATCGACTGCCCTGCATGTGCCTGCCGTCTTTGCGTTTTTAGACATGCTCAAGCAGGTTTACCAACTGCCTACAACATCATTCCCCCACTCAGCAAATTCGACTACTTTGCGATCGGTTTAA